The following proteins are co-located in the Marinomonas profundi genome:
- a CDS encoding ABC transporter ATP-binding protein, with protein sequence MARNTAIKVSNLTHTVTSNTGDLTILKGINMEIKESESVAIVGSSGSGKSTLLGLLAGLDVNTSGEVFLYDHEFSGQSEEQRALIRGQYVGFIFQSFHLLPSLQAIENVMLPAELKGDKEARKKAEALLEKVGLSHRLTHYPNQLSGGEQQRVAIARAFASNPKILFADEPTGNLDEENGKLIIKLLFDLNQSQGTTLVMVTHDNELAKMCDRQLVMSAGQLTEKSL encoded by the coding sequence ATGGCTAGAAACACCGCGATCAAAGTATCTAATTTAACTCACACTGTGACGTCAAATACAGGGGATTTAACCATATTGAAAGGAATTAATATGGAAATTAAAGAAAGTGAGTCTGTTGCCATCGTGGGGTCATCCGGTTCGGGCAAGTCTACCTTATTGGGTTTGTTGGCTGGATTGGATGTTAACACTTCTGGTGAAGTTTTTCTTTACGATCATGAGTTTTCCGGTCAATCTGAAGAGCAAAGGGCGCTCATCCGTGGTCAATATGTCGGTTTTATTTTTCAATCTTTTCATCTTCTCCCAAGCCTTCAAGCGATAGAAAATGTCATGTTGCCAGCCGAATTAAAGGGCGATAAGGAGGCTCGCAAAAAAGCCGAAGCGCTATTAGAAAAAGTCGGTTTATCACATCGCTTAACCCATTATCCGAACCAGCTTTCTGGTGGCGAGCAACAGCGTGTAGCCATTGCTCGTGCCTTTGCCTCCAACCCTAAAATACTCTTTGCTGATGAGCCGACAGGAAACCTGGATGAAGAGAATGGCAAGCTGATTATTAAGCTGTTGTTTGATCTTAACCAGTCGCAAGGCACAACCCTGGTGATGGTGACGCACGACAATGAGCTCGCCAAAATGTGTGATCGCCAACTTGTCATGTCTGCAGGCCAGTTAACGGAAAAATCCCTATGA